One window of Microbacterium sediminis genomic DNA carries:
- a CDS encoding DEAD/DEAH box helicase, whose amino-acid sequence MTSATTQTPTFADLGVPASLVDVLVAEGRPTPFPIQEATLPSTLAGRDVLGRGKTGSGKTLAFAIPLVARLAALGAERRAGAPTGLVLAPTRELATQITRVIEPLAAASGMKVTTIFGGVSQRPQETALRAGVDIVVACPGRLEDLIGQKIVRLDRVAITVLDEADHMADLGFLPGVTRLLSQTPAGGQRLFFSATLDNGIDKLVKRFLNDPVHHSIDPAESPVAAMTHHVFEIDADAKNDLVFALASGAARRLLFTRTKHQAKKLARQLTAKGIPAVDLHGNLSQNARDRNLADFASGAVKVLVATDVAARGVHVDGIELVVHVDPPAEHKAYLHRSGRTARAGSSGDVVTIMLPAQRRDTKDLLRRAAIAVTPQVVTASHPAVVALIGEVAPRVAPGPGLPGAGNPPAPGATGGGQSQGANARRKRAVREGVAEAPREGSGRSGGSRRRGGQGGQGRAGQAATGQRRTGQSQGGRSGQRSGGSSAVYSTSSGSSAPRTPRRAQG is encoded by the coding sequence ATGACCTCTGCGACCACGCAGACCCCCACCTTCGCCGACCTCGGCGTTCCCGCCTCGCTCGTCGACGTCCTCGTCGCCGAGGGGCGCCCCACCCCGTTCCCGATCCAGGAGGCCACCCTCCCCTCGACGCTCGCGGGCCGCGACGTGCTCGGCCGCGGCAAGACCGGCTCGGGCAAGACCCTCGCCTTCGCGATCCCGCTCGTCGCGCGCCTGGCCGCCCTCGGCGCCGAGCGCCGCGCCGGCGCGCCCACCGGCCTCGTCCTGGCGCCCACCCGTGAGCTCGCCACGCAGATCACCCGCGTGATCGAGCCGCTCGCGGCCGCGTCCGGCATGAAGGTCACCACGATCTTCGGCGGCGTCTCCCAGCGCCCGCAGGAGACCGCCCTGCGCGCCGGCGTCGACATCGTCGTGGCGTGCCCCGGCCGCCTCGAGGACCTCATCGGCCAGAAGATCGTGCGCCTCGATCGCGTCGCCATCACGGTGCTCGACGAGGCCGATCACATGGCCGACCTCGGCTTCCTGCCGGGCGTGACGCGCCTGCTCTCGCAGACGCCGGCCGGCGGGCAGCGCCTGTTCTTCTCGGCGACGCTCGACAACGGCATCGACAAGCTGGTCAAGCGCTTCCTCAACGACCCGGTGCACCACTCGATCGATCCCGCCGAGTCGCCCGTCGCGGCCATGACGCACCACGTGTTCGAGATCGACGCCGACGCGAAGAACGACCTCGTGTTCGCCCTCGCCTCGGGCGCCGCCCGCCGCCTGCTCTTCACGCGCACCAAGCACCAGGCCAAGAAGCTCGCCCGCCAGCTGACCGCCAAGGGCATCCCGGCCGTCGACCTGCACGGCAACCTGTCGCAGAACGCGCGCGACCGCAACCTGGCCGACTTCGCCTCGGGCGCCGTCAAGGTCCTCGTCGCCACCGACGTCGCCGCCCGCGGCGTGCACGTCGACGGCATCGAGCTCGTCGTCCACGTCGATCCGCCCGCCGAGCACAAGGCGTACCTGCACCGTTCGGGCCGCACCGCCCGCGCCGGCTCGTCGGGCGACGTCGTCACGATCATGCTGCCCGCGCAGCGCCGCGACACGAAGGACCTCCTGCGCCGCGCCGCGATCGCGGTGACGCCCCAGGTCGTCACCGCGTCGCACCCCGCGGTCGTCGCGCTGATCGGCGAGGTCGCGCCGCGCGTGGCCCCGGGCCCCGGCCTGCCGGGCGCCGGCAACCCGCCGGCACCGGGCGCCACGGGCGGCGGCCAGTCGCAGGGCGCCAACGCCCGCCGCAAGCGCGCCGTGCGCGAGGGCGTCGCCGAGGCGCCGCGCGAGGGCTCGGGCCGTTCCGGCGGCTCGCGCCGCCGCGGCGGCCAGGGCGGTCAGGGCCGCGCGGGCCAGGCGGCCACGGGGCAGCGCCGCACCGGGCAGTCCCAGGGTGGCCGCTCCGGCCAGCGCTCGGGCGGCTCGTCGGCCGTGTACAGCACGTCGTCCGGATCGTCCGCGCCCCGCACCCCGCGCCGCGCCCAGGGCTGA
- a CDS encoding FAD-dependent oxidoreductase: MTKLRLAIVGAGPAGIYAADILLKTERKFDVSIDLFEHLPAPYGLVRYGVAPDHPRIKGVINALREVLDRGDIRIFGNVRFGDDITIDDLKRHYHAVIFATGAVRDASLDIPGIDAEGSFGAADFVSWFDGHPDVPRTWPLTAASVGVIGNGNVALDISRMLAKHAEDLLPTEVPQNVYEILEASPVTDVHVFGRRGPAQVKFTPLELRELGELRNVDMVVYDEDFDYDEASLAAIESNKQVKVIDRVLQSWRQRPSANNAGGSASRRLHLHFWARPVEVRTDEAGRVAALVYERTRPDGSGGVVGTGEMREVPMGQLYRAVGYFGSPLPGVPFDERHGVIPNHEGQVLAADSNERIPGMYATGWIKRGPVGLIGHTKSDAMETIQHLVNDQGSWWQPEDPSEEAIPALLAERGVSWTDLEGWHRLDEHEVSLGAPHGRARIKVVPRDEMVRISRGE; the protein is encoded by the coding sequence ATGACCAAGCTCAGGCTGGCCATCGTCGGCGCGGGGCCCGCGGGCATCTATGCCGCCGACATCCTGCTCAAGACGGAGCGGAAGTTCGACGTCTCCATCGACCTCTTCGAGCACCTGCCGGCCCCGTACGGGCTCGTGCGCTACGGCGTCGCGCCGGATCATCCCCGCATCAAGGGCGTCATCAATGCGCTGCGCGAGGTGCTCGATCGCGGCGACATCCGCATCTTCGGCAACGTCCGCTTCGGCGACGACATCACGATCGACGACCTCAAGCGGCACTACCACGCCGTGATCTTCGCCACGGGCGCCGTCCGCGACGCGTCGCTGGACATCCCCGGCATCGACGCCGAGGGCTCGTTCGGCGCCGCCGACTTCGTGTCGTGGTTCGACGGCCACCCCGACGTGCCGCGCACCTGGCCGCTGACCGCGGCGTCGGTCGGCGTGATCGGCAACGGCAACGTCGCCCTCGACATCAGCCGCATGCTCGCCAAGCACGCCGAGGACCTGCTGCCGACCGAGGTGCCGCAGAACGTCTACGAGATCCTCGAGGCCTCGCCCGTCACCGACGTGCACGTGTTCGGCCGCCGCGGCCCCGCCCAGGTGAAGTTCACGCCGCTCGAGCTGCGCGAGCTCGGTGAGCTGCGCAACGTCGACATGGTCGTCTACGACGAGGACTTCGACTACGACGAGGCCTCGCTCGCGGCGATCGAGTCCAACAAACAGGTCAAGGTGATCGACCGCGTGCTGCAGTCGTGGCGCCAGCGCCCGTCGGCCAACAACGCCGGCGGATCGGCGTCGCGCCGCCTGCACCTGCACTTCTGGGCCCGCCCGGTCGAGGTGCGCACCGACGAGGCTGGCCGCGTGGCCGCCCTCGTGTACGAGCGCACGCGCCCCGACGGATCCGGCGGCGTCGTCGGCACCGGCGAGATGCGCGAGGTCCCGATGGGCCAGCTGTACCGCGCGGTCGGCTACTTCGGATCGCCGCTGCCGGGCGTCCCGTTCGACGAGCGCCACGGCGTGATCCCGAACCACGAGGGCCAGGTGCTCGCCGCCGACTCCAACGAGCGCATCCCCGGCATGTACGCCACGGGCTGGATCAAGCGCGGCCCGGTCGGCCTCATCGGCCACACCAAGTCCGACGCGATGGAGACCATCCAGCACCTCGTCAACGACCAGGGCTCCTGGTGGCAGCCGGAGGACCCGTCCGAGGAGGCCATCCCCGCGCTGCTCGCGGAGCGTGGCGTGTCGTGGACCGATCTCGAGGGCTGGCACCGTCTCGACGAGCACGAGGTCTCCCTCGGCGCCCCGCACGGACGCGCGCGCATCAAGGTCGTCCCGCGCGACGAGATGGTGCGGATCTCGCGCGGCGAGTGA
- a CDS encoding polyprenyl synthetase family protein — translation MSPIASRFGLSDRVFATPAARRLVSRIEDGLERVETELSDELHSTDALVDATSRYLYEAGGKRVRPMLALLSAQLGEGATDGVITAAKALELTHLGSLYHDDVMDGADRRRGVASAHEVWGNSIAILTGDLLFSRASVMMATLGTRAVEMQAETFERLVLGQMHETIGAQPGDDPVAFYIQVLADKTGSLIAAAAHAGALFSGADARFHEPLRQFGEKVGVSFQLMDDVIDLSADAGETGKVPGTDLRAGVPTMPYLLLDELDPALKGRIDAGVARIREGADPSILDDEITALRDHEATARTRDLALEWTRDAVAGLDVLPRGGVREALSRFAESLVERSS, via the coding sequence GTGAGCCCCATCGCGAGTCGTTTCGGTCTGAGCGACCGCGTTTTCGCGACGCCCGCCGCCCGCCGACTCGTGTCCCGCATCGAGGACGGGCTCGAGCGGGTCGAGACGGAGCTGTCGGACGAGCTGCACTCCACCGACGCGCTCGTCGATGCCACCTCCCGCTACCTGTACGAGGCCGGCGGCAAGCGCGTGCGCCCGATGCTGGCGCTGCTGTCGGCGCAGCTGGGCGAGGGTGCGACCGACGGCGTGATCACCGCCGCCAAGGCGCTCGAGCTGACCCACCTGGGATCGCTCTACCACGACGACGTCATGGACGGCGCGGATCGCCGCCGCGGCGTCGCGAGCGCCCACGAGGTGTGGGGCAACAGCATCGCGATCCTCACGGGCGACCTGCTCTTCTCGCGCGCGAGTGTGATGATGGCCACGCTCGGCACGCGCGCGGTCGAGATGCAGGCCGAGACCTTCGAGCGCCTCGTGCTGGGCCAGATGCACGAGACGATCGGCGCGCAGCCGGGCGACGATCCGGTCGCGTTCTACATCCAGGTGCTCGCCGACAAGACCGGGTCGCTCATCGCCGCCGCCGCGCACGCCGGCGCGCTGTTCTCCGGCGCCGACGCCCGCTTCCACGAGCCGCTGCGCCAGTTCGGAGAGAAGGTGGGCGTCTCGTTCCAGCTCATGGACGACGTGATCGATCTGTCGGCCGACGCCGGGGAGACCGGCAAGGTGCCCGGAACCGACCTGCGGGCCGGCGTGCCGACCATGCCGTACCTGCTGCTCGACGAGCTCGATCCCGCGCTGAAGGGCCGCATCGACGCGGGCGTCGCCCGCATCCGCGAGGGCGCCGACCCATCGATCCTCGACGACGAGATCACCGCCCTGCGCGACCACGAGGCCACCGCCCGCACCCGCGACCTCGCGCTGGAGTGGACGCGCGACGCGGTCGCCGGGCTCGACGTGCTGCCGCGCGGCGGCGTGCGCGAGGCGCTCAGCCGGTTCGCCGAATCGCTCGTCGAACGCTCGAGCTGA